A region of Salvelinus alpinus chromosome 24, SLU_Salpinus.1, whole genome shotgun sequence DNA encodes the following proteins:
- the bicdl2l gene encoding bicaudal-D-related protein 2-like produces MGDPVPFSILNERLRPQFTAMEQLCYSLHTLEDGHQLPGTVCGSSTTRSTILRDEIQTQDDSSSTMTEPEDDPEKEDVVTEGSTSLTEEGDNCHDLLTMTSTCLMPSLTAEDAGPDGSGELAMVKESLAIENGDPGGLTMVSEGDGSDEVSEDKSPFRRSYVDRTLPDLIRSERQLGRRRTLGPVSDTLKEVRREVALSVRRSLRLKAQVDKLQENRDEPGWSQHREKVTEEVQSVLRLLLPLTEAESSTVEPSVQENSLDTALVLLQNVARKLALSHTAQDSQFWVKKGNGVDDSAVLQQALRDRDDAMDKKKAMETELLRSKTEMMLLNNQLLEAVQKRLELSLELEAWKDDIQRILQQQLQSQQAAEQAQRKPSRLGLLRRTKEPPQRPASTPTTLTYTPGQVIHTPAPSPAPVTWRDRLKRGKTGRHGDQDAAQASPVSRSSSSSRLEGFHTIDL; encoded by the exons ATGGGAGACCCTGTGCCTTTCTCCATCCTGAACGAGAGACTGAGACCACAGTTCACTGCCATGGAACAACTCTGCTACTCCCTGCACACGCTGGAAGATGGACACCAGCTGCCTGGCACTGTCTGTGGCAGTTCAACCACACGGTCTACAATACTGAGAGATGAAATACAAACACAGGACGATTCAAGCTCGACCATGACTGAACCAGAGGATGACCCAGAGAAGGAGGATGTGGTCACAGAAGGGTCGACTTCGCTGACCGAAGAGGGGGACAATTGTCATGATCTGTTGACCATGACCAGTACCTGTTTGATGCCGTCTTTGACCGCAGAAGATGCTGGTCCTGATGGTTCTGGTGAGCTGGCCATGGTCAAGGAGAGTTTGGCCATAGAGAATGGCGATCCAGGTGGTTTGACCATGGTCAGTGAGGGAGATGGTTCTGATGAGGTCAGTGAGGATAAGAGCCCTTTCAGACGGAGCTACGTAGACAGAACCTTACCGGACCTCATCAGGAGTGAACGACAGCTCGGCAGACGCAGAACATTAGGACCAGTGTCAGACACG ttgaaGGAAGTGCGTCGGGAGGTGGCGCTGTCAGTGAGACGCAGTCTGAGGCTGAAGGCTCAGGTGGACAAACTACAGGAGAACAGAGACGAACCGGGATGGAGCCAACACAGGgagaag gttacaGAGGAGGTTCAGTCCGTTCTGAGGTTGTTGCTTCCTCTGACAGAAGCAGAGTCCAGCACAGTAGAACCATCTGTTCAGGAGAACAGTCTGGATACAGCGCTGGTCCTGCTGCAGAACGTCGCACGCAAACTAGCTCTCAGCCACACAGCACAG GATTCCCAGTTCTGGGTTAAAAAAGGGAATGGTGTGGATGACAGTGCTGTTCTACAACAGGCACTACGTGACAGAGACGATGCCATGGAcaa GAAGAAGGCCATGGAGACGGAGCTTCTCCGCAGTAAGACAGAGATGATGTTACTGAACAACCAGCTGTTGGAGGCTGTGCAGAAACGACTGGAGCTCTCACTGGAACTAGAGGCCTGGAAG GACGACATCCAGAGGATCCTGCAGCAGCAGCTCCAGAGCCAGCAGGCAGCAGAACAAGCCCAGAGGAAACCCTCCCGTCTGGGGCTGCTGAGGAGGACTAAAGAACCCCCACAGAGGCCAGCCTCCACCCCTACCACCTTGACCTACACCCCTGGACAGGTCATCCATACCCCTGCCCCCTCTCCGGCCCCTGTTACATGGAGGGATAGGCTGAAGAGGGGGAAGACGGGTCGTCATGGTGACCAGGATGCAGCGCAGGCGTCGCCGGTGTCGCGGTCGTCGAGTAGCAGCAGACTGGAGGGGTTTCATACCATAGACTTATAA